One part of the Vogesella sp. LIG4 genome encodes these proteins:
- the glyA gene encoding serine hydroxymethyltransferase yields the protein MFADIKIAQYDPELAAAIAGEVQRQEDHIELIASENYTSRAVMEAQGSQLTNKYAEGYPGKRFYGGCEYVDVVEQLAIDRVKQLFGAEYANVQPHSGSQANQAVYFSILKPGDTIMGMNLGHGGHLTHGSPANLSGKMFNIVAYGLNDKEEIDYDDMERVAMETKPKLIIGGASAFALRFDFERMGQIAKKCGAYFMVDMAHYAGLVAAGLYPNPVPHADFVTSTTHKTLRGPRGGIILAKAEFEKSLNSNVFPTLQGGPLMHVIAAKAVAFKEALTPEFKEYQAQVIKNADVMARTLAERGLRIVSGRTESHVFLVDLRAKGLTGKAADAALGKAHITVNKNAIPNDPESPFVTSGIRIGSPAITTRGFKEAEACIVANLVADVLDNPNDEAVLARVAKEATELCHRFPVYQK from the coding sequence ATGTTTGCTGATATCAAAATCGCCCAGTACGACCCGGAACTTGCCGCCGCCATCGCCGGCGAGGTGCAGCGCCAGGAAGATCACATCGAGCTGATCGCTTCCGAAAACTACACCAGCCGTGCCGTGATGGAAGCCCAGGGCTCCCAGCTGACCAACAAGTACGCCGAAGGCTACCCGGGCAAGCGTTTCTACGGTGGTTGCGAATACGTTGACGTGGTGGAGCAGCTGGCCATCGACCGCGTGAAGCAACTGTTCGGCGCCGAATACGCCAACGTGCAGCCGCACTCCGGCTCGCAGGCCAACCAGGCGGTGTACTTCTCCATCCTGAAGCCGGGCGACACCATCATGGGCATGAACCTGGGCCACGGTGGTCACCTGACCCACGGCTCCCCGGCCAACCTGTCCGGCAAGATGTTCAACATCGTGGCCTACGGTCTGAACGACAAGGAAGAAATCGACTACGACGACATGGAGCGCGTAGCAATGGAAACCAAGCCGAAGCTGATTATCGGCGGCGCTTCCGCCTTCGCTCTGCGCTTCGACTTCGAGCGCATGGGCCAGATCGCCAAGAAATGTGGCGCCTACTTCATGGTGGACATGGCGCACTACGCCGGTCTGGTTGCTGCCGGCCTGTACCCGAACCCGGTGCCGCACGCCGACTTTGTGACCTCCACCACCCACAAGACCCTGCGTGGTCCGCGTGGCGGCATCATCCTGGCCAAGGCTGAATTCGAAAAGTCGCTGAACAGCAACGTGTTCCCGACCCTGCAGGGCGGCCCGCTGATGCACGTGATCGCCGCCAAGGCGGTAGCGTTCAAGGAAGCGCTGACTCCGGAATTCAAGGAATACCAGGCTCAGGTCATCAAGAACGCCGACGTAATGGCGCGCACCCTGGCCGAGCGCGGTCTGCGCATCGTGTCCGGCCGCACCGAAAGCCACGTGTTCCTGGTTGACCTGCGTGCCAAGGGCCTCACCGGCAAGGCCGCTGACGCCGCACTGGGCAAGGCGCACATCACCGTGAACAAGAACGCCATCCCGAACGACCCGGAAAGCCCGTTCGTGACTTCCGGCATCCGTATCGGCTCCCCGGCCATCACCACCCGCGGCTTCAAGGAAGCAGAAGCCTGCATCGTGGCCAACCTGGTAGCCGACGTGCTGGACAACCCGAACGACGAAGCCGTGCTGGCGCGCGTGGCCAAAGAGGCTACCGAGCTGTGCCACCGCTTCCCGGTGTACCAGAAGTAA
- the cysM gene encoding cysteine synthase CysM has product MSLPQFKYLEDFVGNTPLVRLKRMAGNSSNVLLVKLEGNNPAGSVKDRPALSMILRAEERGEIKPGDTLIEPTSGNTGIALAMAATMMGYKMILLMPEGSSQERVDTMRAYGAEVILTPKELSMPGAIDEARRMEAAGVGRILDQFGNPDNPRSHIEGTGPEIWRDTAGTVTHFVSSMGTTGTIMGTSTFLKQQNPAIRIIGVQPQSGSQIPGIRKWEDEYLPKICDFSRIDQLELVDQHTAEETARRLAREEGILAGPSSGGALAVALRLNEQLQNAVIVSIVCDRGDRYLSTGLFS; this is encoded by the coding sequence ATGAGCCTGCCCCAATTCAAGTACCTGGAAGATTTTGTCGGCAACACCCCGCTGGTGCGCCTCAAGCGCATGGCCGGCAACAGCAGCAATGTGCTGCTGGTGAAGCTGGAAGGCAACAACCCGGCCGGTTCGGTGAAGGACAGGCCGGCGCTGTCGATGATCCTGCGCGCCGAGGAGCGCGGCGAGATCAAGCCGGGCGATACCCTGATCGAGCCCACCAGTGGCAATACCGGCATCGCGCTGGCCATGGCCGCCACCATGATGGGTTACAAGATGATCCTGCTGATGCCGGAAGGCTCCAGCCAGGAGCGGGTGGACACCATGCGCGCCTATGGCGCCGAGGTGATCCTGACGCCCAAGGAGTTGTCCATGCCGGGTGCCATCGACGAAGCGCGCCGCATGGAGGCTGCCGGGGTTGGCCGCATCCTCGACCAGTTCGGCAACCCGGACAATCCGCGCTCGCACATCGAGGGCACCGGCCCGGAAATCTGGCGCGATACCGCTGGCACGGTGACGCACTTTGTCTCCAGCATGGGCACTACCGGCACCATCATGGGCACCAGTACCTTCCTCAAGCAGCAGAATCCGGCGATCCGCATCATTGGCGTGCAGCCGCAGTCGGGCAGCCAGATCCCCGGCATCCGCAAGTGGGAAGACGAATACCTGCCCAAGATCTGCGACTTCTCGCGCATCGACCAGCTGGAGCTGGTGGATCAGCATACCGCCGAGGAAACCGCTCGCCGCCTGGCGCGCGAGGAGGGTATTCTGGCCGGCCCGTCGTCCGGCGGTGCGCTGGCGGTGGCACTGCGTCTTAACGAACAGTTGCAGAACGCGGTGATTGTCTCCATTGTGTGCGACCGCGGTGACCGCTACCTCTCCACCGGTCTGTTTTCCTGA
- a CDS encoding sulfite exporter TauE/SafE family protein, protein MTLGYVVAGLSVGFIVGLTGVGGGSLMTPILLWFGINPATAVGTDLLYACITKMGGVAVHHKHKHIDWRITGYLAMGSVPASLITVLALHYLKLDPKVANGLIKVMLGFALMLTALAILFKPFILRQLARLVPQRPADHIPVSATVFTGVVLGVIVTLSSIGAGALGTLAIFALYPLLPTARLVGTEIAHAVPLTLVAGLGHASMGNMDYSLLGQLLIGSLPGIWLGSHMSRRVAEQWLRPMLAIMMAFIGAKLVM, encoded by the coding sequence ATGACCCTGGGATACGTAGTGGCAGGTCTGTCGGTGGGCTTCATCGTGGGCCTTACCGGTGTGGGCGGCGGGTCGCTGATGACCCCCATCCTGCTGTGGTTCGGCATCAATCCGGCCACCGCGGTGGGTACCGACCTGCTGTATGCCTGCATCACCAAGATGGGCGGCGTGGCGGTGCATCACAAGCACAAGCATATCGACTGGCGCATTACCGGCTACCTGGCCATGGGCAGTGTCCCGGCTTCGCTCATTACCGTGCTGGCGCTGCACTACCTGAAGCTGGACCCCAAGGTGGCCAATGGCCTGATCAAGGTAATGCTGGGCTTTGCGCTGATGCTCACCGCGCTGGCCATCCTGTTCAAGCCCTTCATCCTGCGCCAGCTGGCGCGCCTGGTGCCGCAACGCCCGGCAGACCATATTCCGGTAAGTGCAACCGTTTTTACCGGCGTGGTGCTGGGCGTGATCGTTACCCTCAGCTCCATCGGCGCCGGTGCGCTGGGCACCCTGGCCATCTTCGCGCTGTACCCGTTGCTGCCCACCGCGCGCCTGGTGGGAACCGAAATCGCCCATGCGGTACCGCTGACCCTGGTGGCCGGTCTCGGCCATGCCAGCATGGGCAATATGGACTACAGCCTGCTGGGGCAGCTGCTGATCGGTTCGCTGCCGGGCATCTGGCTGGGCAGCCACATGAGCCGCCGCGTGGCCGAGCAATGGCTGCGCCCCATGCTAGCCATCATGATGGCCTTCATCGGCGCCAAGCTGGTGATGTAG
- the sbcB gene encoding exodeoxyribonuclease I has product MTQPTFFWLDYETFGAVPRSDRPSQFAGIRTDAALNEIGEPVMLYCQPTPDYLPAPEACLLTGITPQLCQQRGVPEHQFAAAIEAELAAPGTIGVGYNSIRFDDEVTRFLFWRNLIDPYAREWQHGCGRWDLLDVVRATYALRPEGIEWPRHEDGLPSFKLEHLSAANGLLHEAAHDALSDVRATIALARLIRNRQPKLFEFCLSLRQKDTVRHQLSLHAPKPLIHVSGMFGSARGNLAIVWPLAEHPSNKNEVLVWDLAHDPSELLQLDADEIRLRLFSRSDALPEGVSRLPVKGLHVNKSPFVVSDLRVLSPSRAEALGIDMALIERHAAIAAGLPRLDALWRQVYQREAGGAPDVDENLYGGFVSNHDRRLLSRLRQLTAPQLAAERPVFDDSQLGRLLWRYRARNFPHSLNAEEARHWQAWCTQKLTSGQPGGRSHASYQQELATLAATATPAQQDILQALAAWAAQLPGYAG; this is encoded by the coding sequence ATGACCCAGCCCACCTTCTTCTGGCTCGACTACGAAACCTTTGGCGCCGTGCCGCGCAGCGACCGCCCGTCGCAGTTCGCCGGCATCCGCACCGATGCCGCGCTGAACGAGATCGGCGAGCCGGTGATGCTGTACTGCCAGCCGACACCGGATTACCTGCCGGCACCGGAAGCCTGCCTGCTCACCGGCATCACCCCGCAGCTGTGCCAGCAACGCGGCGTGCCGGAGCACCAGTTTGCCGCCGCCATCGAGGCAGAGCTGGCTGCGCCCGGCACCATAGGCGTGGGCTACAACTCGATCCGCTTCGACGACGAGGTGACCCGCTTCCTGTTCTGGCGCAACCTGATCGACCCGTATGCACGCGAATGGCAGCACGGCTGCGGCCGCTGGGATCTGCTGGACGTGGTGCGCGCCACCTATGCGCTGCGCCCGGAGGGCATCGAGTGGCCGCGCCACGAGGATGGCCTGCCCAGCTTCAAGCTGGAGCACCTGTCTGCGGCCAACGGTCTGCTGCATGAGGCGGCGCATGATGCGCTGTCCGACGTGCGCGCCACCATCGCGCTGGCGCGGCTGATCCGCAACCGCCAGCCCAAGCTGTTCGAGTTCTGCCTGTCGTTGCGGCAGAAGGACACAGTGCGTCACCAGCTGTCGCTGCACGCCCCCAAGCCGCTGATCCACGTGTCCGGCATGTTCGGCAGCGCGCGCGGCAACCTGGCCATCGTCTGGCCGCTGGCCGAGCACCCCAGCAACAAGAACGAGGTACTGGTATGGGACCTCGCGCATGACCCCTCCGAACTGCTGCAACTGGATGCCGACGAGATCCGGCTGCGCTTGTTCAGCCGCAGCGACGCGCTGCCGGAGGGCGTGAGCCGGCTGCCGGTGAAGGGGCTGCACGTCAATAAGTCGCCCTTCGTGGTGAGCGACCTGCGCGTGCTCTCCCCCTCCCGTGCCGAGGCGCTGGGCATCGACATGGCGCTGATCGAGCGCCACGCCGCCATCGCCGCCGGCCTGCCCAGGCTGGATGCGCTGTGGCGGCAGGTATATCAGCGCGAGGCCGGCGGGGCGCCGGACGTGGACGAGAATCTGTACGGCGGCTTTGTCAGCAATCACGACCGCCGCTTGCTGAGCCGGCTGCGCCAGCTGACGGCGCCACAGTTGGCCGCAGAACGCCCGGTATTCGACGACAGCCAGCTCGGCCGCCTGCTGTGGCGCTACCGCGCCCGCAACTTCCCGCACAGCCTCAATGCCGAGGAAGCACGCCACTGGCAGGCCTGGTGTACGCAGAAACTGACAAGCGGCCAGCCGGGCGGGCGCAGCCATGCCAGCTACCAGCAGGAACTGGCAACGCTTGCCGCCACCGCCACGCCAGCGCAGCAGGACATCCTGCAGGCCCTGGCCGCATGGGCAGCACAGTTGCCGGGCTACGCCGGCTGA